DNA from bacterium:
TTGCCTGGGATCGCGGGCTCAGTCTGGACAACTGGGGCGGCTATATCCGGTACGAAACCGGCGAGCGTATCTTCATCGACGACCGAACAACGTTCTATCCCTGGGAGTTCTATCAGCGGTACGTGCAGATGATGTTCGCGCAGCCGGGATGGCGGAAACGTCTGGACGACTATAGATTTGAATGGGTGCTCGTTCCCAAGAACTCACCGCTCGCGGCCGCATTGCGGGAACGCCCCACCTGGCAGATATCCGCGGAGGATGCGGCCGCCTACCTGTTCCTCCGCAAGAGTCCATAGGCAGCGGTGCGGCGTCCCTCGTGAAACGGCTCAACATCGGATGCGGGGAATTCAGAAAGGACGGGTACGTGAACCTCGATATTCGCCCGGACGTGGGCGCGGATATCATCCACGACCTCCAGGAATTTCCTTACCCGATTCCCGACAACGAGTTCGACCTGGTAGAAGCCGACCACGTCCTGGAGCACCTGCGTGATCCATTCCCAGTGATGCGAGAACTTCACCGAATCACGAAAAATGGCGGCCTGGTCGTCATCCGCACCCCGCACTTCTCCAGGGGCTTTAGCCATCCGGAACATCAGCGGGGATTCGATGTGTCTTTTCCCCTCTACTTTCAGCCCCGATTCAAGGGGGGCTACCAGGGAGTCGAGTTCGAGTTGAAGGAAGTTCGCCTGACCTGGTTTGCCCAAACGTATCTGAAGAGGGCTGCGCTATCTCCCGCGCAGTATTACCTCGGCGTAGGGCTCGGCGGCATCTTTTCGTTTCTCGCCGGCCTCTCGCCTTACGCGTGTTCCCGGCTGTGGTGCTTCTGGGTCGGCGGCTTCGAAGAAGTTATGTTTCGCCTTGCGGTCAAGAAAGACGAGTAGGTCACAACGCCACGCGCCAGCCCAGATTGACTGATCCCGCGTCTCTCACGCTGGGAGGGCAGGCGGTCATCGAAGGCGTGATGGTGCGCTCCCCTCGGTTCGTCGCGGTCGCGATCCGTGCGCCACAGGGGCACTGCGAAGTGGCAACACGGCAGGTCTCATCGCCGCTCCTGACCTGCAAATGGCTGAGGGCGCCCTTCGTGCGGGGGGCGGTTGCGCTCATCGACGGCTTGCTGATCGGAACGTGGGCGTTGATGAGGTCGGCCGGGGCGGCGCATGCGGATCACACCGCGCCGTCCGCGGGGAAGATCCGCCTGATTCTCGTGCGCAGCCTCACGATCTCCATTGCGCTGTTTTTTCTCCTCCCGACGATTCTCGTGCGCGTCCTCGCCGGGTCGGCGGCATCGCCCCTGGGTGAGAATTTGTTGGAGGGCGCCATCCGCATTGCTCTTGTGCTCGCATTCCTCGCGCTCGTCGGACGCATTCCGGCCATTCAGCGTGTCCTCCAATATCATGGCGCCGAACATAAGGCCATCCACGCGTACGAAGCCGGTCTGCAGCTCGACGTCGATTCGGCCAGGCGAATGAGCCGGTTCCACCCGCGTTGCGGCACAAGCTTTTTGCTCGTTGTACTGTTGGTGGCAGTCGCGATGTTTGCGGCGCTCGGACACCCCTCACTCTTGGTCCGGCTCGCCGAACGCATCCTGCTGCTCCCGGTCGTTGCCGCCGCGAGTTTCGAACTCCTGCGATTGGCGCTGCGGTTCCGAACCCTCGGTGTGGTCACCGCCCTCGGATTGTGGCTGCAGCACCTGACCACGCAAGACCCCGATGATCGGCAACTCGAGGTCGCGCTGACGGCCCTGAAGACGGTGCTCGCGACCGAACAGGACTGACGGCTCGGCACGCTCCGCGCCAACAGGGGCCCCGGCGGGGACCGGCGAAGCTACCCTCCCGGTTACCATGGCCGCACGGGACCGCCATCCATCATAGGCCTTCGTTGTAAGTAAAGGGGGAGTCGTATGAAAGGTGCGGTGGGATGCATCGCTCTGGCCCTCTGCCTTGCCATGCCGGCACCGGTCGGAGCGCAGGCAGCGCCGAAAGGGACGATCACAGGTGTGACGCCCTATTCGCTCGGGATGACAACGACGGACGCGCTCGCGGCCGATGCGACGCTCGCAACCGCCACCGGGACCGCCTGCGCGCCGGCGGCGAAGGCATATGCAACGCGGGTTACCGCGCCGATCGGCGGCTATCCGTACACAGCCAATCTCGTCCTGTGTTTCCTGCAGGACCAACTGGGGGCCATCTACTTGACGTGGTCCGCAGGGACGTCCCGGGAGAACCCGATCGCATGGCAGTTGGCGACACGGTCTCTCGCGGCGCAACTCGCCGGGTCCTACGCGCCGCCGGTAGTCACTCGGCGGTACACTGTTGACGACGACATGGGCGCCGTGATGGAAATGTCCGACGCCCAGGGCAACCTGCTCACCATGATCGCGGACCCCGGCCACCATCCCGATATCGGGGTTACGTACATGTCAACGGCCTACGACCAGGCGGTCAACGGCAAGCGGATCACCGTGACGTCATATTGACCGGGGCCTAATCTACCCGAATACCTACCCGGCGGGTAGTACGCCGGCCGGCAGGTTTTTGATACCCTATTAAGGTCAATATGGTTAGGAGCGTCCGAATGCGGCGTACCGTTGGGAGGAATTTAGGATGAAGAGGGCGGCGGCAGGCTGGGGGCGGCGCTTCGCGAGAGATGAGCGCGGGTCCGTGTTCCTCATCGTCGGCACGTTTCTCGTCCTTCTGCTCTTTGTCGGGATGGCGACCGACTTCGGGATTTTGCTGCGTCACCGGAGGGCCATGCAGAACGCCTGCGACTCCTCCGTACTGGCGGGCGCGCAAGATCTGAAGAGCACCACCCGGTCGGCGACTACGACGGCGCAGACGTACGCTCAGCGCGACCTAACCGAGAACAGCATCGTGTGGAACGCGAACAATTTCTCCGCGCAGACCCAAGATAAGAACGGCAACGCCACCGGCACCAACCCCGTCCGCCTCTGGGCCTCCTACCAGTTGCCCGTGCCGCTGTTCTTCCTCGCTTATGCCGCCCCGTCAGTGACGGTGCGGGTGCAATGCGCCGCGGAGATCGTTCCTGCCGGGACCGCCAGTTTGTACCCGCTTGGGATGAACTTCAACACGTTCAACACATTTTGGACCCAGAACAACGGCTGCACCACCGCGGGGCAAGCCGGCTGTTTTGCCGGATGCCCGTTGATCGGGGCACCACTCGGTAACGCCCCCGCCGCGTGTGCCACGGATTATCAATTAAGCGTCGGCACCTCCGGAGGCGGCCAGCAGCAATGGGGATCAGGAAACAGCGGCACACTACAGATGGTCAATACTACCGCGTGCGGCACCCAGAGCACCGGAGCGGCAGTCTTCGCCTGCGTGCTCGGCAATGGGAGTGGCAACACGTCCTCAACGAGCACGCCGCCGCCGCCCTATTGTACGACGCCGGCTCCTACGGGCCTGAATTACCCCAACGGAGGATGGAATGCTTGTTCCATCGTCTCACCACAAACAGGTGTGACATTGGGTACCACCCCTCAGGGGAATAACACCTTTGGCACGGGCATCAAGGGCGGCATTGGGTACATTTGTCAAAATTATGCCAACCCGTATCCGGGACCGACGTCTGGGAAGACGTGGGTGATCGCCTTGCCGCTCATCAACCCGAACGCTTTCACGGCAGTGAACGGATCAAGTCAGTCGGTGGACATCGTCGCATTTGCCAACTTCGAACTCGACTGTCCCGCGATGAACAATGGCGCGACGCTCAGTGGAAACAGCCCGTTTATCCTGGGACGGTTCGTCCAATGGATATGCGATACGTGCGTGGCAGGCAATCCCAATGGCGTGGATACCGGAGTGGAGACCATCATCCTCGTTCAGTAGGATCGTCGACGGGAACGCCGGAGCACCGGGAAGGCAGGCGGGATCAAGGCGCACGTGCAGTGGGGCGCGCCGCTACGCGTGATGTTGACCGCGGCGCTCGTGGCTAATTCGCTCGACGCGGTCACGACCTGGGTCGCAATCACGCGGTTCCAGGGACGCGAGGTGGGCATTCTCGGCTGGTGGGTTGTGAGGACGTGGGGCCTCGGCCCGGCGATGGTCCTGTTGAAGGGCGGCGCGGCTGTTCTCATCGTCACCGTCGCCTTGGTCGGGACTGACGGGCAGCCCCGCTGGTGGCGGGCGACACCTAAGCAGCGATGGCTGGTCCTGCTGGCGCTCACGGCGGCCACGCTGTGGTTCGGCTATCTCGCAACCCGAAATGCGTTCGGGGCCTGGATGGTGTATCGGACGATGGGGCAGTAAGAGGTGAAACTCAGAATGAGGAATCAGCGAGGCCAGTCTACGGTCGAGCTCGTGCTGCTCATGCCGTTGTTGCTGGTCTTGGTCTTTCTCATCTTCGAGGTCGGCCGGCTATTCGGGTCGTGGCTGCTCATCACAAACGCGGCACGCGAGGGGGCGCGGTTCGCGGCGGTTTCATGCGTCCCCACGAATTCGGCCGGCCTGGGGACGACGTGCCCCACAGGCACCGATCCCACGTCGTTGATCGAGCAACAAGTCCAGCAGAGCGCGCAATTCCTCGCCGTACAAACGACGACGGCATGCACGTTCTCGGGCAACACCATCTCGGTGCCCTCGGGTAACACGTCGTGTGTGGCTGTCACGTATACAGCGGACAGCGGCGGGAACGGGGACGGCGTCGTCACTGTGCGCGTGGCCTACCAGGTCCAGACGCTGATGCCGATCACGGGAACCATTCCGTTTCTTGGGACCGTCAACTATCCCGGTTCGCTGCTGGTCACGGCGACGTCGTCGATGAGGTTGGAGCAGTAGGGACCGCAGTGTAGGCAGTCCTACCGCCACTGACGGAGGGGGAGAAACATGAGGCGCGTCGTACTGGCTCTGCTCGCCATTTCCTTGATGATACCGATTGGTGCGCGGGCCCAAACGCTCGAGGGACTCCGAGATCGTCCGGCACGTCCGCCCATCCACGTGCGCGGCTCCGCCACGGGCGCGCCGACCGGCTATTCGCCGTCACAAATTCGAGGCATTTACGGGTTTTCGTCGCTGCCCGCGACAACCAACGGCGCCGGCCAAGTGATCGCGATCATTGACGCGTACGATGATCCGACGATCGCAGGCGACCTCCAGACGTTCATCAGCAAGTTTGGGCTCCCGGCGATGAAAACGAGCAATTGTCAGGTGGGCACAGGGTCGAATCCTCCCTGCTTTCAGAAAGTCTATGCGCAGGGCAAACCAAGAACGAACGGCAACTGGGCGCTCGAGGTTTCACTCGATGTCGAGTGGGCGCACGCGATCGCGCCGGGAGCCGACATCCTGCTGGTGGAAGCGCAGAGCAACAGCCTCTCGAACCTCTTGAGCGCGGTCACGGCCGCCACGAGCAACGCGGCGGTCCGCGTCGTCTCGATGAGCTGGGGGGCAGGCGAGTTCTCATCGGAGACGGCCTATGATTCCTATTTCAGCGCCCAGAACATGATGTTCGTCGCATCTTCCGGCGATTCCGGATCTCCGACCTGGCCCGCCGCCTCGCCGAATGTCGCGGGGGTGGGCGGTACCATGTTCACGAATGCAGCCTGTTCCGCGTCCGAATGTGTATGGAACGACGCGTACCTAGGCTACAGCTATTCCTCGGGCGGCGGGGCGAGCCCGTATGAGGGTGAACCCGGCTATCAGTCGAGCTGGCAAACCCGAGGCTCTCGAGGCATCCCGGACGTTGCGTACTACGCCGACATCACTCCGGGGTACTCTGTGTATGATTCGACGGCATATAACGGCCAGAAGGGTTGGTTTGCCGTCGGGGGGACCAGCGCCGGATCGCCCCAGTGGGCCGCACTATTCGCCCTCGTAGACCAGTTGCGTGGCTGCGGCACGGCAAACGGCAGCTGCCTGCCGGGCGGGTCCCAATCGCCCTACCCTCTCTACCTTGTAGGATACGCCGGCAGCAATTACAACGACATTAAGACAGGTTGCAACGGCAATAACGTGTGCGCCGGATCCGCATATGATTTCGTAACCGGCATCGGGAGCCCCCAGGCCCAAAACTTGGTGCCGAACTTGAGCGCGTCGTCGGTGCCGTAAGGGACGGGCCTCTCGCCTGGGCTACCGATGTCGTTGCCGGAGACGGCTCGTCGGGCCGTGGCCCGACGGCGCGACGAGCCGCAGTGTCCCGACAACCAGGAGGGCGGCCACCGCGGCGACAACCACGACGACGAACGTAATGAGGGTGTCTTGCTCACTTTTGGACAAAACAGGAAGCGTCCTGACGGCGGTATCCCCGACGGGGCGGGCGACGGCTGCCCAGAACTCCGCGAATACCGCGGCCACGGCCTCCGCCAGCGCTTGGATCCCGCGCAGGCCCCAGTTCATCATCTGCTGGATATCGGACGGAATCTCGAACAGCGTCATCCAGGTCACCCCCGGTTCCATGATACGGACGCTGTATCGGTACTACGCATTAACACTATCACATTCCGCTGCCGGCGGCCACCACTTTGGGCGTCCAATCAACCCATCGCGATGACGCCTGCACAGAGGCCGCCGGTGCGCTGACCGGCGGGGTCAGTAGTCGACCCGGACGAGGTAGAGGCCGTGCGGCGGCGCCGTCGGGCCGGTCCGCCGGTTGTCCGGGTCGGCGAGGAATTCTCCCACCGCTTGCTCCGGAAGCCGGCCGAGCCCGACGCGGATCAGCGTTCCCGTGATCATGCGGACCATATGCCGTAAGAATCGGTCCGCCGTGATGACGATCCGCACGCGCGGAGGCGGGAACAGCGCGGCTCCGTCCGCCGGCTCGACCGCGACCGCGCGGACCAAGCAGATCGTCGTCCGGGTATCGGAGCCGGCGCCGCGGTAGGCGACAAAATCATGACGGCCGGCCAGCGCCGCGACCGCCCGCCGCATCACGGCGACGTCGAGCGGCTCGGGCACGTGATGGACCAGCCCGCGCAGCAGCGCCGGCGGTCCTGGCCGGTTGAGGATTTCGTACTGATAGGTGCGCGCGGTCGCGTCATACCGCGCGTGGAACCCGTCCGGCGCGTCTTCGGCCGCGACGACACGCACGTCCGGCGGCAGATGCGCGTTGAGGGCCGCGGGGAACCGTGATGCGGGGATGCGGCTCGACGTCACAAGACTCGCCACCTGCCCGAGGGCATGCACGCCGGCGTCGGTGCGGCCCGCGCCGATCACGGGCACCGTTTCGCCCGCGATCTCCGCGACGGCCCGCTCGAGCGTCGCCTGCACGGACGGGGCGCCCTCCGCGGCGGATCCGCGCTGCCGCTGCCAGCCGCAGAACCCGGCGCCGTCGTACTCGACGATCAGCTTGACCGTCCGCACCGCCCGAGGGGCCGCTACCGCTTGTGCGGGGCCGGGGGAACGAGCGGGCGCGCGGGCGCGTGCGGCGCCGCGGCCGGCCGGCCGTGCGTCCACGGCAGCCCAAGCGGCGGGTGCGGCACGGCGAGCAGCCCGGCCACCGCCACGAGGACCGCGAACGCGGCATAGTCGCGCGGCCGGAGCACCAGTTCGGTCATCCGGGTCCGGCCGTCCCCCCCGCGATAGCCGCGCGCCTCCATTGCCAGCGCGAGCGCTTCCGCGCGCCGAAAGGCTCCGATGAACAGCGGGACCAGCAGCGGGACCAGCGCGCGGGCCCGGCGCACGATGCTGCCCTGGTTGAACTCCGCCCCCCGCGCCATCTGC
Protein-coding regions in this window:
- a CDS encoding TadE/TadG family type IV pilus assembly protein, with amino-acid sequence MRNQRGQSTVELVLLMPLLLVLVFLIFEVGRLFGSWLLITNAAREGARFAAVSCVPTNSAGLGTTCPTGTDPTSLIEQQVQQSAQFLAVQTTTACTFSGNTISVPSGNTSCVAVTYTADSGGNGDGVVTVRVAYQVQTLMPITGTIPFLGTVNYPGSLLVTATSSMRLEQ
- a CDS encoding Tad domain-containing protein, yielding MFLIVGTFLVLLLFVGMATDFGILLRHRRAMQNACDSSVLAGAQDLKSTTRSATTTAQTYAQRDLTENSIVWNANNFSAQTQDKNGNATGTNPVRLWASYQLPVPLFFLAYAAPSVTVRVQCAAEIVPAGTASLYPLGMNFNTFNTFWTQNNGCTTAGQAGCFAGCPLIGAPLGNAPAACATDYQLSVGTSGGGQQQWGSGNSGTLQMVNTTACGTQSTGAAVFACVLGNGSGNTSSTSTPPPPYCTTPAPTGLNYPNGGWNACSIVSPQTGVTLGTTPQGNNTFGTGIKGGIGYICQNYANPYPGPTSGKTWVIALPLINPNAFTAVNGSSQSVDIVAFANFELDCPAMNNGATLSGNSPFILGRFVQWICDTCVAGNPNGVDTGVETIILVQ
- a CDS encoding S53 family peptidase — protein: MRRVVLALLAISLMIPIGARAQTLEGLRDRPARPPIHVRGSATGAPTGYSPSQIRGIYGFSSLPATTNGAGQVIAIIDAYDDPTIAGDLQTFISKFGLPAMKTSNCQVGTGSNPPCFQKVYAQGKPRTNGNWALEVSLDVEWAHAIAPGADILLVEAQSNSLSNLLSAVTAATSNAAVRVVSMSWGAGEFSSETAYDSYFSAQNMMFVASSGDSGSPTWPAASPNVAGVGGTMFTNAACSASECVWNDAYLGYSYSSGGGASPYEGEPGYQSSWQTRGSRGIPDVAYYADITPGYSVYDSTAYNGQKGWFAVGGTSAGSPQWAALFALVDQLRGCGTANGSCLPGGSQSPYPLYLVGYAGSNYNDIKTGCNGNNVCAGSAYDFVTGIGSPQAQNLVPNLSASSVP
- a CDS encoding DUF1385 domain-containing protein, whose translation is MVLLGRRLRRSYVSPCGQERRVGHNATRQPRLTDPASLTLGGQAVIEGVMVRSPRFVAVAIRAPQGHCEVATRQVSSPLLTCKWLRAPFVRGAVALIDGLLIGTWALMRSAGAAHADHTAPSAGKIRLILVRSLTISIALFFLLPTILVRVLAGSAASPLGENLLEGAIRIALVLAFLALVGRIPAIQRVLQYHGAEHKAIHAYEAGLQLDVDSARRMSRFHPRCGTSFLLVVLLVAVAMFAALGHPSLLVRLAERILLLPVVAAASFELLRLALRFRTLGVVTALGLWLQHLTTQDPDDRQLEVALTALKTVLATEQD
- a CDS encoding methyltransferase domain-containing protein, with translation MNLDIRPDVGADIIHDLQEFPYPIPDNEFDLVEADHVLEHLRDPFPVMRELHRITKNGGLVVIRTPHFSRGFSHPEHQRGFDVSFPLYFQPRFKGGYQGVEFELKEVRLTWFAQTYLKRAALSPAQYYLGVGLGGIFSFLAGLSPYACSRLWCFWVGGFEEVMFRLAVKKDE
- the truA gene encoding tRNA pseudouridine(38-40) synthase TruA; amino-acid sequence: MRTVKLIVEYDGAGFCGWQRQRGSAAEGAPSVQATLERAVAEIAGETVPVIGAGRTDAGVHALGQVASLVTSSRIPASRFPAALNAHLPPDVRVVAAEDAPDGFHARYDATARTYQYEILNRPGPPALLRGLVHHVPEPLDVAVMRRAVAALAGRHDFVAYRGAGSDTRTTICLVRAVAVEPADGAALFPPPRVRIVITADRFLRHMVRMITGTLIRVGLGRLPEQAVGEFLADPDNRRTGPTAPPHGLYLVRVDY